In Anopheles gambiae chromosome 2, idAnoGambNW_F1_1, whole genome shotgun sequence, a single window of DNA contains:
- the LOC1275102 gene encoding serine protease snake, with translation MKSFAKMLFLSSVLCVALHVQGIFSQNPQTSHIVLLGSTKPDGTREFRCGGSYIGQNIVLAGAHCVTGKNQPALDTVRFGSGTDNVMHFRIVNHTLHYRYKPQFEYHNMAVYYLDARPDLVNAGRFKPACILKPHMKQGIVQMVGDSSNGRGLALQSTSLDVVASEKCHEYYNPIPKLRFGVLLCCFCAMNSDTTECSNMHSSPLQLVINRNGKSVPFLIGHKSIGKACGVKSPAVFTRYGSYYEWLETITDLPLEATACFSRY, from the exons ATGAAGTCGTTTGCGAAGATGCTGTTCCTGTCGtcagtgttgtgtgttgctttgcATGTACAGGGAATCTTCAGCCAAAATCCACAAACATCACACATT GTACTGCTCGGATCGACTAAACCGGATGGAACACGTGAATTTCGCTGTGGAGGATCGTACATTGGCCAAAACATTGTGCTCGCCGGGGCACATTGTGTTACAGGGAAAAATCAACCGGCCCTGGACACCGTACGTTTTGGCAGTGGCACGGATAACGTTATGCACTTTCGCATCGTTAATCACACGCTGCACTATCGCTACAAACCACAGTTCGAATATCACAACATGGCTGTCTACTATCTGGATGCGAGACCCGATCTCGTCAATGCAGGACGCTTCAAACCGGCTTGCATTCTGAAACCCCACATGAAGCAGGGCATTGTACAGATGGTTGGAGATAGCTCCAATGGTCGCGGATTGGCACTTCAGTCCACTTCGTTGGACGTTGTAGCGTCCGAGAAGTGTCACGAATACTATAATCCCATACCGAAGCTGCGCTTTGGTGTGTTGCTCTGCTGTTTCTGTGCAATGAACTCGGACACAACCGAATGCTCG AATATGCACAGTTCTCCTCTACAGCTGGTGATCAACCGAAATGGGAAAAGTGTTCCCTTCCTGATCGGTCACAAATCGATCGGTAAAGCTTGCGGTGTCAAAAGTCCCGCCGTATTCACGCGCTACGGCTCCTACTACGAGTGGCTGGAAACGATCACCGATCTACCGCTCGAGGCTACGG CTTGCTTTAGCCGCTACTGA
- the LOC1275112 gene encoding palmitoyltransferase ZDHHC16, with product MSRIQWRVRELPKTISQTIRFRWQYGKQCIRSLTYNHHMNQSYASDVCMEPIFWFVDNFTHLLGPFFVFAVICLTTAVVTICYWIGLPYWWNRNRYMTVFLMIVGHWLLLNVVYNFYKAASVSPGYPPEKELIAEAVSICKKCIAPKPPRTHHCSVCNRCVLKMDHHCPWLNNCVGYHNHRYFFLYMLYTTIGTLFIISFGFELGYGVLFLDEAGWKEIEPLQGHPVRFNLSGHIIPVTEMNDYEHDGMAPAEHDLPIPHPNDRTETIHGAILFMALINVATLFALGSLTAWHSTLITRGETSIEAHINKSETKRLAAMNKVYRNPYDFGSRQNWRIFLGITRKRTWWRHVLLPSSHKPEGNGLTWLTYEIASDNADEWP from the exons ATGAGTCGTATCCAATGGCGTGTTCGAGAGCTTCCAAAGACCATCAG CCAAACAATTCGATTTCGGTGGCAGTACGGCAAACAATGCATTCGCTCACTAACCTACAATCATCACATGAACCAATCGTACGCTTCGGATGTTTGCATGGAACCAATATTTTGGTTCGTTGACAATTTTACCCATCTTCTAGGACCG ttttttgtatttgctgTAATATGTTTAACAACTGCGGTAGTTACGATATGCTACTGGATCGGATTGCCCTACTGGTGGAACAGAAATCGGTATATGACCGTGTTCTTAATGATAGTAGGACATTGGTTGTTATTAAACGTGGTGTACAACTTCTATAAAGCTGCGTCTGTATCGCCAGGCTATCCACCGGAG AAAGAACTGATAGCGGAAGCAGTGAGCATATGCAAAAAGTGTATTGCCCCAAAACCTCCTCGAACACATCACTGTTCCGTGTGTAACCGGTGCGTGCTAAAAATGGACCACCATTGTC CCTGGCTCAATAATTGTGTTGGTTACCACAATCATAGATATTTCTTCCTGTACATGTTGTACACGACAATTGGTACACTGTTTATAATATCTTTTGGGTTTGAGTTGGGCTATGGTGTGTTGTTCCTCGATGAGGCGGGCTGGAAAGAGATCGAGCCGTTGCAAGGACATCCTGTGCGATTCAACCTTTCCGGTCATATTATACCCGTG ACGGAAATGAATGACTACGAACATGACGGGATGGCTCCTGCTGAGCACGATCTGCCCATACCTCATCCAAACGATCGAACGGAAACTATTCACGGTGCAATACTGTTTATGGCTCTTATCAATGTGGCCACCTTGTTCGCTCTTGGTTCGCTCACTGCCTGGCACAGTACGCTAATTACGCGAGGCGAAACCAGCATCGAAGCGCACATAAATAAATCCGAAACCAAGCGGCTAGCAGCAATGAACAAAGTGTATCGAAATCCGTACGATTTCGGTTCGAGGCAGAATTGGAGAATATTTCTTGGAATTACTCGCAAACGTACTTGGTGGCGGCACGTACTTCTACCGTCCTCTCATAAGCCAGAAGGCAATGGACTGACATGGTTAACGTACGAAATCGCGTCTGATAATGCTGACGAATGGCCTTAG
- the LOC1275108 gene encoding transmembrane protease serine 9: MARIKGFPFVLFLSCFCTVHNRIQPAEQIFPTDINKAFMPTVRQTLNDCHLRYHKYGDYYLIYPIYGVPARQGEFAHMAAIGWRQTNGSISFDCGGSLITPRHVLTAAHCALNDDGVAPQVVRLGVIDITAGLYDPQNQFAQEYGISSFRRHPEHEFRAEYHDIGLVTLDRPVTLTDAVVPACLWTGAQVPLRRLEAVGFGQTSFGGERTPILLKVQLSPVDNSACGRFYPPSRRRRQGLIDQQMCASDERMDTCHGDSGGPLQLKLMANNRLIPFVVGITSFGRFCGTATPAVYTRVSSYVDWLQTETGVSFDAKACAGRHLNIREIEEAMVANRIGGKVFVEPEKSYMDLETVAKHRVYLGYSTASGRIQWNCGGVLINENFVLTVAHCDRFILNKTPDFVKVGDLDIFNDHPHSQVIKIERFIKHPDYRDGSTIDNDIALVKLQRNVRLEPNVVPACILNSETVTLPFYEMAGLGPYNMNNFVMENEALSNNNTLVLTRMRADSNSCSWQNSNKIMCTKNNQSLVPGTCRIEHGGPLEREIWHHDRYYSYVFGLTVAGDDCGFGSEASYVKIASHIKWIEETVLGNSVKRRQVRSARPKRQIVFPDSGESFYSYTVSQSCQLQDGRTGSCTPYRSCPKESVGTTISICQHGLEPIICCPTTPTNTLSRPTRLSATGSRPTNPSSSSGYKLNNCVSYWKQYKRTPTEEFEHIPSEGRPVGREEYPHIAAIGYAQQNVWPCTGVLVSDQYVLTAASCIASARGLKSIGLGFGIPSSNVQEIDEIIIHPSYGKGLKDANNVALVRMINRVQFSSNVLPACLWPKSDKIPLKLYAIGSGTGGLRYVYPRSAMYNSDCRSLPGGDNSITDDENVCIENYYATDTVCADLPGNPVEGIVDQSGIRIPLVVGTTSRTIGCLTSSKAQTVSVLSRIANHMNWIKGVVER; encoded by the exons atggcaagaaTAAAAGGATtcccttttgttttatttctgagCTGCTTTTGCACCGTTCACAACCGGATTCAGCCCGCGGAACAAATCTTTCCAACCGACATTAACAAAGCGTTCATGCCAACTGTTCGTCAAACTCTCAACG ATTGTCATCTGCGTTATCACAAGTATGGGGATTACTATCTCATCTATCCGATCTATGGTGTGCCCGCTCGGCAAGGAGAATTCGCTCATATGGCTGCAATCGGCTGGAGACAGACTAACGGATCGATCAGTTTCGACTGCGGTGGATCTCTCATAACGCCTCGCCACGTTCTAACTGCAGCGCATTGCGCACTGAATGATGATGG TGTGGCCCCGCAAGTGGTACGCCTAGGGGTAATTGACATCACGGCCGGCTTGTACGATCCACAAAACCAGTTCGCCCAGGAGTACGGTATATCGAGCTTCAGGCGCCATCCAGAACATGAGTTTCGTGCCGAATATCACGACATCGGTCTCGTCACACTAGATCGCCCGGTAACATTGACGGATGCAGTAGTACCGGCATGCCTCTGGACGGGGGCGCAGGTTCCACTGCGCCGCTTAGAAGCGGTGGGTTTTGGTCAAACTAGTTTCGGCGGGGAGCGTACTCCAATTCTGCTGAAGGTGCAACTTTCCCCGGTCGATAACTCAGCCTGTGGCCGGTTTTATCCTCCCAGTCGCCGACGGCGCCAAGGGTTAATCGATCAGCAAATGTGCGCATCAGACGAAAGGATGGACACTTGTCACGGCGATTCGGGTGGCCCATTACAGCTGAAACTGATGGCAAACAATCGCCTCATACCGTTCGTGGTGGGAATCACCTCTTTTGGAAGATTTTGCGGAACAGCTACGCCCGCAGTTTATACAAGAGTGTCCTCATACGTGGATTGGTTACAAACGGAAACAGGAGTATCGTTCGATGCTAAAG CCTGTGCTGGAAGACACTTGAACATCCGCGAAATCGAGGAAGCCATGGTAGCTAATCGTATAGGTGGTAAGGTATTTGTTGAGCCAGAAAAAAGCTACATGGACCTGGAAACGGTAGCAAAGCATCGCGTTTACCTTGGATACAGCACTGCTAGTGGACGGATACAGTGGAACTGTGGTGGTGTGCTTATCAATGAGAACTTCGTCCTAACGGTGGCTCACTGTGATCGATTCATTCTGAACAAAACGCCCGATTTCGTGAAGGTTGGCGATTTGGACATTTTCAACGATCATCCACATTCCCAAGTCATCAAAATCGAACGATTTATTAAGCATCCTGACTACCGAGATGGCAGTACAATTGATAACGATATCGCCCTCGTTAAGCTGCAGCGTAACGTTAG GTTGGAACCAAATGTGGTGCCAGCATGTATTCTGAACTCGGAAACGGTTACACTTCCATTCTACGAAATGGCTGGATTGGGTCCTTACAACATGAACAACTTCGTCATGGAGAACGAAGCGTTATCCAACA ATAATACGCTAGTATTAACGAGAATGAGAGCTGACAGTAACTCTTGCAGCTGGCAGAATAGCAACAAGATCATGTGCACTAAAAACAACCAATCCTTAGTTCCTGGAACATGTCGA ATTGAGCATGGAGGACCATTGGAAAGGGAGATCTGGCATCATGATAGGTACTACTCCTACGTGTTCGGTTTGACCGTTGCTGGTGACGACTGCGGCTTTGGTTCGGAGGCGAGTTACGTTAAAATTGCTTCCCATATCAAatggatagaggaaacagtGCTGGGTAATAGTGTAAAAAGACGGCAAGTGCGATCTGCCAGACCCAAACGGCAAATTGTCTTCCCGGACTCGGGAGAATCGTTCTACTCCTATACAGTAAGTCAATCTTGTCAGCTGCAAGACGGGCGAACAGGTTCCTGCACACCGTACCGATCCTGTCCGAAAGAATCGGTGGGCACAACCATTTCTATCTGTCAACATGGGCTAGAACCGATTATTTGTTGCCCTACCACACCCACTAACACATTATCCCGACCAACACGGCTATCTGCCACCGGATCGCGACCAACGAATCCATCTTCCTCGTCCGGCTACAAGCTGAACAACTGTGTTTCCTACTGGAAGCAGTATAAACGTACTCCGACGGAAGAGTTCGAGCACATTCCTTCAGAAGGAAGACCAGTTGGACGGGAAGAGTATCCCCATATTGCCGCCATCGGCTATGCGCAACAGAATGTATGGCCTTGCACAGGAGTTTTAGTAAGTGATCAATACGTGCTCACCGCTGCGAGTTGTATTGCATCCGCACGTGGTTTGAAATCAATAGGACTGGGATTTGGAATACCAAGCTCCAACGTGCAAGAAATAGATGAGATCATCATTCATCCATCCTACGGGAAAGGATTAAAAGACGCCAATAATGTGGCTTTGGTGCGGATGATTAATCGTGTGCAATTTTCCTCTAACGTCTTACCCGCTTGTCTATGGCCCAAGAGTGATAAGATTCCATTGAAACTATATGCTATTGGCAGTGGCACTGGAG GTCTGAGATATGTCTATCCCAGAAGTGCCATGTACAATTCAGACTGCCGTTCCCTTCCCGGGGGCGACAATTCTATTACAGACGATGAAAATGTGTGCATAGAAAACTACTATGCCACCGACACGGTGTGTGCGGATTTACCTGGCAATCCCGTCGAGGGAATTGTCGATCAGAGCGGTATACGTATACCGTTGGTCGTAGGTACAACGTCCCGTACCATTGGATGTTTAACTTCCTCCAAAGCACAGACAGTATCAGTCTTATCGCGAATCGCAAATCACATGAACTGGATAAAAGGTGTCGTTGAGCGTTAG
- the LOC1275101 gene encoding aminopeptidase N-like: MKKFRAFTCSALLLSALLAVTPSVVQARGIVSGRAFDSYRLPNTTVPTHYTLRLDTDIHREIFDYTGNVQIRINVLEATDQIVLHSSRSEITHVQLRNGVGLSVPVKNFEFDEDKEFLVVNVGTTLQPNTGTYTLEIDFTNSIARNDQAGFYRSSYDDENGVRRYLGLTQFESVDARTSFPCYDEPGIKTTYDILIVCGIDYHARSNAPLRGIQLLEGGKKLSTFATTPRMQTYLVAWLVSDFKYEREVLTDPQLAIASWSKPSSVHLLSYSVDASKRFMRAMEEYFDQLYSMSKIDNVAIKDEDYAAGAMENWGLVTYKESAISYGPEDGEQRQVGVVTIVGHEFTHQFFGNLLAPKWWSYLWLNEGFARLYQYYLGAISHPELQLRERFVTGPFQTALRADNSLTVRPMTYYTETRPSISRLFDSIAYDKSACVLRMMNYALGERTFQKGLRYYLQQNKERGVVEESNLFDSLEQAAKEDAVLPISLSIHEIFGSWSHQPGVPLVKVRRDGNEYLFTQERYIANTPPEEPFENSWWIPISFSTPSNNAFEKLPAFWMPPNVSEVAYTIETVQDEVVSFNPHSTGYYRVEYEESMLRELIERINKDHTGFEPATRARLIDDTLNIAQSRGGNYDVVLQLLNYLQRETDYVPWAVAYENLRHMQSMLRTNEAVSQLLERFIEKIASPLLERYGVDHRTGESASVGELRTIAIDLACSGSQSCKDDAQSAVRSLASKKHYTMEDNALLCHGLQQSNAEQRKSLQAQFSQVLSDKNLDNPSAKQFLLQSLSCLGGDMTKVQSFAKYLLALSESDRTKALHRLLVELNVPLAEIVQSLQSELSQRRSNSVYYKHGPKLIFEIARYVTDPADVQLLSSVASSYDSWVASEIEQQVNANLNWVEQNVEPLKNALARYFDA; this comes from the exons ATGAAGAAATTTCGTGCATTCACCTGTAGTGCACTGCTGTTATCGGCCCTTCTGGCCGTAACACCAAGTGTTGTTCAAGCACGTGGCATAGTGTCCGGACGAGCGTTTGACTCCTACCGACTGCCGAATACCACGGTCCCAACGCACTACACTCTCCGCCTGGATACTGATATACACCGGGAAATCTTCGACTACACTGGAAATGTTCAAATTCGAATAAACGTACTGGAAGCGACTGACCAAATCGTGCTACACAGTTCGCGTAGTGAAATTACGCATGTGCAGCTCAGGAATGGCGTAGGATTAAGCGTTCCAGTGAAAAATTTTGAGTTCGACGAAGACAAAGAGTTTCTTGTGGTTAATGTTGGAACGACGTTGCAGCCTAATACTGGCACCTACACACTTGAGATAGATTTCACCAACAGTATCGCTCGTAACGATCAGGCCGGTTTCTACCGATCGTCTTACGATGACGAAAACGGTGTTAGACG TTATCTGGGACTTACGCAGTTCGAATCGGTCGATGCAAGAACATCCTTTCCGTGCTACGATGAGCCCGGAATAAAGACAACTTATGATATTCTTATCGTTTGTGGCATCGACTATCACGCCCGCTCAAACGCACCACTGCGCGGGATCCAATTGCTAGAGGGCGGCAAAAAGCTTTCCACGTTTGCCACGACTCCTCGTATGCAAACGTATCTTGTTGCCTGGTTGGTGTCCGATTTTAAATACGAACGCGAGGTGTTAACTGACCCACAACTGGCCATCGCTTCATGGTCCAAGCCCAGTTCGGTACATCTGCTATCCTATTCCGTCGATGCTTCCAAGCGCTTTATGCGTGCCATGGAAGAGTACTTTGATCAGCTTTACAGCATGTCCAAGATTGACAATGTGGCCATCAAAGATGAGGACTACGCTGCCGGAGCAATGGAAAATTGGGGTCTCGTGACCTACAAAGAGTCTGCTATCTCGTACGGACCAGAAGATGGTGAGCAACGACAGGTTGGCGTCGTAACGATCGTTGGCCATGAGTTCACACATCAGTTCTTCGGCAACCTGCTGGCACCGAAATGGTGGAGCTACCTGTGGCTAAACGAAGGTTTTGCCAGGCTCTATCAGTACTACCTTGGAGCGATC AGTCACCCAGAACTGCAACTTCGAGAGCGCTTCGTAACCGGACCATTCCAGACCGCACTGAGGGCGGATAATTCGCTTACTGTTCGCCCCATGACGTACTACACGGAAACGCGCCCCAGTATCAGCCGTCTTTTTGATAGCATTGCATACGACAAGTCTGCGTGTGTGCTCCGTATGATGAACTACGCACTGGGCGAGCGCACTTTCCAAAAGGGGCTACGGTACTACCTTCAACAGAA CAAAGAGCGTGGTGTTGTCGAGGAATCCAACCTATTCGACAGTCTCGAACAGGCTGCGAAAGAAGACGCTGTCCTACCCATTTCTCTTTCCATACACGAAATTTTTGGCTCCTGGTCACACCAGCCAGGCGTTCCACTGGTAAAAGTTCGCCGTGATGGCAATGAATATTTGTTTACACAGGAACGTTACATCGCGAACACTCCTCCGGAGGAACCATTCGAAAACTCGTGGTGGATACCCATTTCCTTTTCCACTCCGTCCAACAATGCCTTTGAAAAATTACCTGCATTCTGGATGCCCCCGAATGTCTCAGAGGTAGCGTACACAATTGAAACTGTCCAGGATGAGGTGGTGTCGTTCAACCCTCACTCTACCGGTTACTATCGAGTAGAGTACGAAGAAAGTATGCTCCGAGAGTTGATCGAGCGAATTAACAAAGATCATACTGGCTTCGAGCCTGCGACACGTGCTCGCCTCATCGATGATACTCTGAACATTGCACAATCACGTGGTGGCAATTATGATGTGGTACTTCAGCTGCTGAACTATCTGCAACGCGAAACTGACTACGTGCCCTGGGCTGTGGCGTACGAAAATTTGCGCCACATGCAGAGCATGTTGCGAACGAACGAAGCCGTGTCTCAATTACTTGAAAGATTTATAGAAAAGATAGCCTCTCCGCTGCTGGAAAGGTACGGTGTAGACCACCGTACAGGGGAGTCTGCATCAGTCGGGGAACTACGAACCATCGCCATCGATTTGGCGTGTAGTGGTAGTCAATCGTGCAAAGATGACGCACAAAGTGCAGTTCGTTCTCTGGCAAGCAAGAAGCACTACACGATGGAGGATAATGCATTGTTGTGCCATGGACTGCAGCAATCTAACGCAGAGCAACGCAAATCATTACAAGCACAGTTCTCCCAAGTGCTGAGCGATAAAAATCTTGACAATCCTTCGGCGAAACAATTCCTGCTTCAATCACTTAGCTGCTTGGGTGGGGATATGACGAAGGTGCAATCGTTTGCCAAATATTTACTCGCTCTTAGCGAATCTGATCGTACCAAAGCACTTCATCGCTTACTTGTAGAGTTGAATGTGCCGCTTGCAGAAATCGTACAATCGCTACAATCGGAACTATCGCAACGTCGCAG CAATTCTGTTTACTACAAACACGGACCCAAATTAATCTTTGAGATAGCTCGTTACGTCACAGACCCTGCGGATGTACAGCTATTGAGCTCTGTCGCTTCTTCTTATGACTCTTGGGTAGCTTCCGAAATCGAACAGCAAGTAAACGCTAATCTTAATTGGGTAGAACAGAACGTCGAACCATTGAAAAACGCCCTCGCACGATATTTTGATGCCTAA